Proteins encoded within one genomic window of Balneolaceae bacterium:
- a CDS encoding type II toxin-antitoxin system VapC family toxin, translated as MYIDTSCLVAYYLPEEKSQLVQEKIQSTNEVIISQITDIEMLSAVKKKERMNEISSRDADNAFQLFKNHRDNGLFRVIELTPAIFKSAEFVLQASSTALRTLDAIHLGITHELKLELFTFDQVLLKSAEKLKIRLTEW; from the coding sequence CTATTTGCCTGAAGAAAAGAGCCAACTTGTACAGGAAAAAATTCAGTCGACCAATGAGGTTATCATCAGTCAAATAACAGATATTGAAATGCTTTCGGCTGTAAAAAAGAAAGAAAGGATGAATGAGATCAGCTCAAGGGACGCGGACAACGCTTTCCAATTGTTTAAAAATCATAGAGATAATGGTCTTTTTAGAGTGATTGAGTTAACGCCAGCTATTTTTAAAAGTGCTGAGTTTGTTCTTCAAGCCTCATCCACAGCACTCAGAACGCTTGATGCAATTCATTTGGGGATTACACACGAATTAAAGCTGGAGTTATTTACCTTTGATCAGGTTTTGTTGAAGAGTGCTGAAAAGTTGAAAATTCGTCTTACAGAGTGGTAA
- a CDS encoding WbqC family protein gives MKLAILFPTLIPTLHDLAIMLHTDLVVLQDLEEWSRKSRVHRAKIRTPEGTQYINIPIMTDDRDKPIRQVRIDHSEDWIEPLLRSLEFNYRNSVYYDFYEPEIRSDFESATEYSYLLNFNLHIRKRIFRFLEVGDLPEFILSSDLDEYDSDPDELAKHLNADQYFQEPGARHYQRQGKNKSKIKFKHPEYRQHFEGFEPNCCLLDLLFQYGPESFRVIDEL, from the coding sequence ATGAAACTTGCAATTTTGTTCCCTACACTCATTCCAACTCTGCATGATCTGGCAATTATGCTCCATACCGATTTGGTTGTTTTACAGGATCTGGAAGAGTGGTCACGTAAAAGCCGAGTTCACCGGGCTAAAATCCGAACACCAGAGGGTACCCAGTACATTAACATACCCATAATGACCGATGATCGTGATAAACCTATTCGGCAGGTTCGTATCGATCATTCCGAAGATTGGATTGAACCCCTTTTACGATCTCTTGAGTTTAACTATCGTAACAGTGTTTACTATGATTTTTATGAGCCGGAGATTCGATCTGATTTTGAATCTGCTACTGAGTACAGTTACTTGTTAAATTTCAATCTCCATATACGAAAACGAATATTCCGATTTCTTGAGGTGGGAGATCTGCCAGAGTTTATCCTCTCTTCAGACTTGGATGAGTATGATTCTGATCCGGATGAACTGGCCAAACATTTGAATGCGGATCAATATTTCCAGGAACCGGGTGCCCGTCACTATCAAAGACAGGGCAAGAATAAATCAAAAATAAAGTTTAAACATCCTGAGTACCGGCAGCATTTTGAAGGATTTGAACCGAATTGCTGCCTGCTGGATCTGCTATTCCAGTACGGTCCGGAGAGCTTTCGGGTGATTGATGAATTGTAA
- a CDS encoding protein-L-isoaspartate(D-aspartate) O-methyltransferase — protein sequence MGNYSNRKHIQRRNALADKLQKRGIQDQNVLEAIRSIPRHEFVDTALENKAYEDTALPIGAGQTISQPYTVAAQTELLEVKKGEKILEIGTGSGYQAAILCHMGAEVYSVERQEKLYHKAKKILGKLGYRPQLKLGDGTLGWSAYAPYDGIVVTAGAPGVPEDLVEQLNIGGRLIVPVGNQKSQVMVRVTRVSENEYDEERLQHFKFVPLIGEKGWD from the coding sequence ATGGGAAATTATTCCAATCGAAAACATATCCAGCGGCGAAATGCTCTTGCTGATAAACTTCAAAAAAGGGGCATTCAAGATCAGAATGTGCTGGAAGCGATCCGGTCGATACCACGACACGAGTTTGTTGATACGGCTTTAGAAAACAAAGCTTACGAGGATACGGCACTACCGATTGGAGCAGGCCAGACGATATCTCAACCATATACAGTTGCTGCTCAAACTGAACTACTGGAAGTAAAAAAGGGAGAGAAAATTCTTGAAATCGGGACCGGATCTGGTTACCAGGCAGCTATTTTATGCCATATGGGGGCAGAAGTATATAGTGTGGAACGCCAGGAAAAATTATATCACAAGGCAAAAAAAATTCTCGGCAAATTGGGCTATCGGCCGCAGTTAAAACTGGGTGACGGAACCCTTGGCTGGAGCGCGTATGCTCCCTATGATGGAATTGTAGTAACCGCCGGAGCCCCCGGTGTGCCGGAAGACCTTGTGGAGCAGCTTAATATCGGAGGCCGGCTGATTGTGCCTGTGGGTAATCAGAAAAGCCAGGTGATGGTGCGGGTTACCCGGGTGTCTGAGAATGAGTATGATGAAGAGCGCTTGCAGCATTTTAAGTTCGTGCCGCTGATTGGAGAGAAGGGCTGGGATTAA
- a CDS encoding fasciclin domain-containing protein: protein MKAIKTLALTITAFCFLAATPISTNLGASNVSHHDIVSIASGADNLSTLVKAIQAAGLVETLQSDGPFTVFAPTNEAFAALPDGTLESLLKEENRDKLVQILTYHVVPGKVMSTDLEDGMMAETVEGSSITVDLSDGVAIDNANVVSADIEADNGVVHIIDSVIMPSDDSETSSY, encoded by the coding sequence ATGAAAGCTATTAAAACATTAGCTCTAACTATTACTGCGTTCTGTTTTCTCGCAGCTACACCTATTTCAACCAATCTTGGCGCATCGAATGTCAGTCATCACGACATCGTAAGCATTGCAAGTGGTGCTGATAATTTATCGACACTCGTAAAAGCGATCCAGGCTGCCGGTTTGGTTGAAACCCTGCAATCTGATGGACCTTTTACGGTTTTTGCACCTACGAACGAAGCGTTTGCGGCACTCCCCGACGGAACGCTCGAGTCACTCTTGAAGGAGGAGAACAGAGATAAACTGGTACAAATTTTAACCTATCATGTTGTTCCCGGAAAAGTGATGTCCACCGACCTGGAAGATGGAATGATGGCTGAGACCGTTGAAGGATCAAGCATTACTGTAGATCTTAGTGATGGAGTAGCGATTGACAATGCGAATGTTGTATCTGCGGATATTGAAGCAGACAACGGAGTTGTTCACATTATTGATTCTGTGATCATGCCAAGCGACGATTCAGAAACTTCCTCATACTAA